The sequence TGCTAAAGCTGTTAAAGCTAATGGGGGAACCGTTGTTTTTGATTGTAACTACCGTCCTGCGCTTTGGGGTGAGGACGGATATGAAAAAGCAAAACCACATTATGAAGAAATGCTTCATTTAGCAGATTACGTCATGATGAACGAAAAGGACGCAATATACACCCTGGGAATGAAAACAGAAAAGGAAAGCCCTCAAGAACAGCTGATGGAACTGATTCCAGAGGTGGCCAAAAATTATGACATCTCCGTTGTGGCAGGTACACATCGGTCGATCAACCGTAACAATACGCATTCATTATCTGGCTTTCTTTTTAAAAATCAAACATTCACATTCTCAGAGACACTCACGTTTCCTGTCTATGATAGAATTGGTGCTGGAGATGCCTACACAAGTGGTATTATTCATGGTGAGCTAGAAGGCTTTTCGCCTGATGAAACAGTTCATTTTGCTGCATCAGCAGGAATGTTAGCCCATACTATTGTAGGCGATACACCCATGGCATCACAGAGTGAAGTGCTTTTAGCGATGTCTAAATCAGTGGGTGATATGGAAAGGTAGTGAATGGAACATGACCATATCGAAAAAAAAGGGACCATTATATTTACAAATAAAGAATATATTAAAGGACCGTATTCTGCACGGGGTGTACAAAATTGGTGAAAATATCCCGTCAGAGCCACAACTTGAGAATGAGTTTGATGTCAGTAAGATAACGGTTCGCAATGCTATTAAAGAACTTGCCCAGGAAGGATATCTTGAAAAGAAGAGTGGTAAAGGAACGAGAGTTATTCGAAATGCTGCTGCTTCCAGACTCTCCAAAGGGAAACGGTTTACAGAAATTTTAGTAAGTGAAGGTCACAAAATCCAAAAGCAATTGGTACAAGCAGATATCGTATCTAATAAAGAGGGATCAGAAGTGTATCGATTATTCGGGGAGCGCTGTCTCCGAATAGAGCGATTGTATCACTATAATGAGATCCCTTATATCCACTATACTCATTATTTGTCTACACGTATGGAAAATATGGAACTGTCGGATTTAGAGGCTCATTCTTTGTATCGCTTAATCGAAGAGCAGGATATTTCTCTAGAAGAGTTTCGTGATGAATTTGCCGCTGTCGTTGCTCCTCCTAGTGTGGGAGAGGCATTACGTCTCAAAGAAGGAACGCCGGTATTAAAGAGATCACGTTATTCTTATGATGAGCATGAAGATATTATTGAATATAGTGAAGGGTACTATAACACAGAAATGCAGAATTATATCGTGAATTATGATGTTTAAGGTGGTAAAAGGAAGTAATAAGACGACTTCCTTTACGGATTCATGAAAGCGTTTAATTAAAAATAAATTATCGTTTTAGACTTTTAATATAGGTGTGTTTGGGAAAAAGCACGTAGACTAAAGGGGGATAATCATGGTTGAGAATAGACTAATCTATTTATCTGTGTTTATAGGGATTACCATAGTAATGATCTTAGTCGGTATCTGGACTTCAAGAAAAGTAAAAAATGGTGAAGACTTTCTGATGGGGGGAAGAGGGTTACCCTTACCGTTATTAATTGGTACAACCTTAGCAACATTGGTTGGTACAGGTTCAAGTATGGGAGCAGTTGGATTTGCCTATACAAATGGATGGGCGGGAGCTTTATATGGATTAGGCGGCTCTATTGGAATTTTTGCTTTACTATTATTGTTTGCAAATGTTAGAAAATATAATTTTACAACGTATTCTGAAGAATTGAGTTTTTACTTCGGTGCAAGCAAATTAGTCAGGGGATTGACATCAGTTCTGTTATATCTAGCTTCTATTGGATGGCTTGGTGCACACATCATGGGTGGGAGTTTGTATTTATCCTGGATTACAGGATTTGATCTTCTCACTGCGAAAATCATAACCGCACTCGGATTCGCCGTTTATACTTTCATTGGTGGGTATTTAGCTGTGGTTTATACAGATACCATTCAAGGGATTATTTTATTTTTAGGTTTTATTATGTTAACTGTTCTTTCTTTAGTTAAAATAGGCGGGTACAAAACCTTGTCTCAGGAATTACCTAACGATATGGTATCATTTATTGGAATAGATAAGATGGGAGTCATTCCTGCTATTTCTCTCATAGTAGTTATAGCGATTGGTGTTTTGGCAGCGCCTTCATTCCGCCATAGAATCTACTCAAGTAAAAATACGTTCACTCTTAAAAAGGCACTTTTACTATCGGCTATCCTTTTTGCGGCCTTTTCTTTATTTCCATCTATAGTGGGAATGGCTACTCATTTCATGAACCCTGAATTGGAGCCTGGTTTTGCATTCCCTTACCTAGCAACTGAAGTCTTTCCGGTAGGGATTGGTGCGATAATCCTGACCGCCGGACTAAGTGCTACAATGTCCTCTGGAAGTTCAGATTTCATTGCAGCAGTTACCATTCTAGTTACAGACATTTATCAGGTGTTTACAGGTAAGACATTGAATAAGGAAAAAATGGTGACTTACTCTAGGATTGCGTTAGTATTTACCTTAGGACTGGCTCTACTTTTCACTTTAAGTGCTTCAAATATAATTGATTATATTACCAATTTTGTCTCTACCATTATGTCTGGATTATTTGTAGCTTCTGTCCTAGGGAAATTTTGGCCACGTGCAACATGGCAGGGCGGGTTAGCCTGCTTGATTAGTGGATCTATTATCTCGTTTATAGTACTAAGCAATGACTCTCTTCAAGCGTTTTGGGGAAACCCAATCCTTCCATCACTAGGCGGAGCGTTTGCAGCTGGAATTATTGTTAGTTTAGTGACCCCAAAAAACACGGTTACAAACGAAGAAGCTTTGGAAATTTTAGAAAGAGAAAGAAAAGGAAACGACTTAGTTGCGGATGAAAATACTGAGACTGCATCTAGTAAATAAACGGATAAATATATACGGTTATTGATGAAAAGGGGCTTTTACATGTCCCTTTTCATTTTAAAACCTATGAAAAACAGTAAACGGATAAATAATACTTCAGCATTTTTATTCCTATCACCCAAGGGTTTAATGATGCTAGACTATTCAGTTATGGTGTCGGGCAATGTTAGCTAATGCAGTTTCTAAAGTTAATAGTGATCTCACTTCTATAATCAACCTAACTCATAAAAAGGTGTCTAATGATGGACACTTCTTCATCTTTTCTAATGATTATAGAAGTAACAGCATTTTTTTCAACAGACAGTTATGCGTTCCACGTAATCTTCATGTTCTACCTAGGTACAGTATACTTCTAAAAAGCTTCTATTTTTTTTATACAAGAATAAGTGATAACGGTCTGGATAACGAATTACATATTTTTAAAAAACAAAATCAACGTTCATTCTCCAATAAGATAACACTTAGATCATCACTCTTCTTAGAACGTTTATACACTAAACAATCACAGTCCTCTTCTTCTATATTGCGTATCATAGAAACAGTGTCTTTGATAAATGTTTCATTAAACTGCATCTGTGTAACATCCATCTTTTTATACAATTCAAACAGCCTGGAATATCCGTCGGTAAAACATAATACGTTCGTTATGTCCTTCTTATTATATTCCCCTGCCAGACCATGAGAAATGCCCTTTGCATCTAACGACCCTATCCAATAACCATCTCTTGTATTTAAATGTTTTCTTATTGTCTGTGATTTGTCTTGGTGTTTTTCCGCAAAAGTATCAAGTCGTCTATCTGTTATGTATACTGACTTTTCCGTCGTCTCTAGTAATATACCACTGTCACCTAACACGTAATATTCTAATTTCTGATCAATAAACCTTACCATAGCTATCGTAAAAGTGGGTAATTCATAATGATGGATTTGCTTTAACGCTGGGTTTATTTCTAACGCAATCTGACTTATCTGATCTAATACCGTGATCAGAATTTCTTCTAAGGATTTTTCGTCTGTGATAAATCGTGGTAATTGTTCATTTATTTGTTGCACAAGCCATACTACATCGTTTTCTTCTGATAAATACTGGTTGAAAAAAAGTGGTGTTGCTCCATCAATTACCCAAGCTGTATTCTGATGGTGATCCACCACATCTTCATTAAAATCTGCGCTTCCTTTGTGATTACAAGAAAATAATAGTTTCATTATAAAACCCTCTTTTTGTTTGTTAGTAATCTATATTAACATATTTTAATTCTAATGTTCTGACTTTGCATGTCGTAACATTGAATGCTAGTTGCTTACTTTGAGGATTATTGGTTATCATATTTCGTAGATACTTCTTCTCTAGTCCGATCAGTTTTGCCATAATTAAGTGTTATTTTTTATTGCACTTGTTAATGATCCTGCTTATTCAGGTACTAGCAATGGATAATGTACATAAAAATTATGAGCACTGGAAAAAGCACGTAACTTATCTTAACAAAAGTATAGGTAGCCATTTTTTGTTCGCCTATAATAAAAAGCACCTTAATATTTTTTATCGTACTCCTATAGCATATGGTGGAATCGGGTGCCGGAATAGGATAAAATAAAGAGATTGGCATCAAATTGCAACATTATATTTCTTCATAATAGGGAAAGAAAAATAACATATTAATTAGAGGATTCAAAGTGGAAAGCAAAGATATGAGCAATGATAACAGGCGAAAAGCGGCAATCATATTAACTAGCTGACGGACTTACATTTATTTATAAAAGTTAGTTTTTCGTTCATTGGAAAGTAAACATAGGAGGATACACAACATGGAAATTTTTAAGTATATGGAAAATAATGACTACGAACAATTGGTGTTTTGTCAGGATAAGCAATCAGGTTTAAAAGCAATTATTGCTATCCACGATACAACGTTAGGACCTGCATTAGGTGGAACGCGTATGTGGACATACTCTTCAGAGGAAGAAGCGATTGAGGATGCGCTTCGTTTATCACGTGGCATGACGTATAAAAATGCTGTAGCTGGTTTAAACCTTGGTGGAGGGAAAACGGTTATTATAGGTGATCCACATAAAGATAAAAATGAGGAAATGTTCCGTGCATTTGGTCGTTACATTCAAGGACTGGATGGACGGTACATTACGGCAGAGGACGTTGGAACAACGGTTGCTGATATGGATATAATCCACGAAGAAACAGATTATGTCACTGGAATCTCGCCTGCATTTGGTTCTTCAGGGAATCCTTCTCCAGTAACAGCTTATGGAGTATACCGTGGAATGAAAGCTGCAGCAAAGGAAGCGTTTGGCACAGATATTCTTGCAGGAAAGGTTGTTGCTGTTCAAGGGGTGGGAAATGTTGCTTATAACTTGTGTCAACACCTTCATGAAGAAGGAGCACAGCTAAT is a genomic window of Gracilibacillus salinarum containing:
- a CDS encoding sugar kinase — its product is MVNKIAAFGEVMMRLQVPGYELLSQANTLNYSFSGTGVNVLSALARFGHIGYLVSQIPANAVGDAAVSYLRKLGITESFVQRSGNYMGMYFLENGFGSRPSRVTYSNRLESSFNRAAEGTYDFLEISKKMDVVHFCGITLAMNESVRTHMKNFAKAVKANGGTVVFDCNYRPALWGEDGYEKAKPHYEEMLHLADYVMMNEKDAIYTLGMKTEKESPQEQLMELIPEVAKNYDISVVAGTHRSINRNNTHSLSGFLFKNQTFTFSETLTFPVYDRIGAGDAYTSGIIHGELEGFSPDETVHFAASAGMLAHTIVGDTPMASQSEVLLAMSKSVGDMER
- a CDS encoding GntR family transcriptional regulator: MTISKKKGPLYLQIKNILKDRILHGVYKIGENIPSEPQLENEFDVSKITVRNAIKELAQEGYLEKKSGKGTRVIRNAAASRLSKGKRFTEILVSEGHKIQKQLVQADIVSNKEGSEVYRLFGERCLRIERLYHYNEIPYIHYTHYLSTRMENMELSDLEAHSLYRLIEEQDISLEEFRDEFAAVVAPPSVGEALRLKEGTPVLKRSRYSYDEHEDIIEYSEGYYNTEMQNYIVNYDV
- a CDS encoding sodium:solute symporter family protein; this translates as MVENRLIYLSVFIGITIVMILVGIWTSRKVKNGEDFLMGGRGLPLPLLIGTTLATLVGTGSSMGAVGFAYTNGWAGALYGLGGSIGIFALLLLFANVRKYNFTTYSEELSFYFGASKLVRGLTSVLLYLASIGWLGAHIMGGSLYLSWITGFDLLTAKIITALGFAVYTFIGGYLAVVYTDTIQGIILFLGFIMLTVLSLVKIGGYKTLSQELPNDMVSFIGIDKMGVIPAISLIVVIAIGVLAAPSFRHRIYSSKNTFTLKKALLLSAILFAAFSLFPSIVGMATHFMNPELEPGFAFPYLATEVFPVGIGAIILTAGLSATMSSGSSDFIAAVTILVTDIYQVFTGKTLNKEKMVTYSRIALVFTLGLALLFTLSASNIIDYITNFVSTIMSGLFVASVLGKFWPRATWQGGLACLISGSIISFIVLSNDSLQAFWGNPILPSLGGAFAAGIIVSLVTPKNTVTNEEALEILERERKGNDLVADENTETASSK
- a CDS encoding protein phosphatase 2C domain-containing protein, which encodes MKLLFSCNHKGSADFNEDVVDHHQNTAWVIDGATPLFFNQYLSEENDVVWLVQQINEQLPRFITDEKSLEEILITVLDQISQIALEINPALKQIHHYELPTFTIAMVRFIDQKLEYYVLGDSGILLETTEKSVYITDRRLDTFAEKHQDKSQTIRKHLNTRDGYWIGSLDAKGISHGLAGEYNKKDITNVLCFTDGYSRLFELYKKMDVTQMQFNETFIKDTVSMIRNIEEEDCDCLVYKRSKKSDDLSVILLENER
- the bcd gene encoding Leu/Phe/Val dehydrogenase; amino-acid sequence: MEIFKYMENNDYEQLVFCQDKQSGLKAIIAIHDTTLGPALGGTRMWTYSSEEEAIEDALRLSRGMTYKNAVAGLNLGGGKTVIIGDPHKDKNEEMFRAFGRYIQGLDGRYITAEDVGTTVADMDIIHEETDYVTGISPAFGSSGNPSPVTAYGVYRGMKAAAKEAFGTDILAGKVVAVQGVGNVAYNLCQHLHEEGAQLIVTDINKEAVNRAVKEFNARAVDPNDIYGVECDIYAPCALGATINDQTIPQLKAKVIAGAANNQLKDNQHGDIIHEMGIVYAPDYVINAGGVINVADELYGYNRERALKKVESIYDNISQVIDIAMRDNIPTYKAADRLAEERIERMRISRSQFLQKGHHILSRR